A region from the Bacteroidota bacterium genome encodes:
- a CDS encoding DUF58 domain-containing protein encodes METNELLKKVRHIEIKTKGLSNHFFAGEYHSAFKGRGISFSEVRDYQYGDDVRSIDWNVTARMNSPFVKVYEEERELTLMLLIDVSQSDYFGTQQMFKNEMMTEIAAVLSFSAINNNDKVGVIFFSDKIEEYIPPKKGKKHILRIIRQLLNFKPQNTKTDISEAIRYFNNIVKKRSIAFLMSDFIDSNYDKALRIASRRHDFTGIHIYDIREKELPPVGFTRFYDPETGKAMWIDADKKSVRKNYSDYYNSNINYMEKSFKKCGAELIDIQTSESYVSALIKFFKKRGKRFQ; translated from the coding sequence TTGGAAACCAACGAATTACTTAAAAAAGTAAGACATATTGAAATAAAAACAAAGGGTTTATCCAATCACTTTTTTGCAGGCGAATATCATTCAGCATTTAAAGGTAGGGGAATTTCTTTTTCTGAGGTAAGAGATTATCAGTATGGTGATGATGTGAGGTCAATTGATTGGAATGTAACGGCAAGAATGAATAGTCCTTTTGTAAAAGTTTATGAAGAAGAAAGAGAGCTTACTTTAATGCTTTTAATTGATGTAAGCCAGTCTGATTATTTTGGAACTCAGCAAATGTTTAAAAATGAAATGATGACAGAAATAGCTGCTGTTCTTTCATTTTCTGCCATTAACAATAACGATAAAGTTGGAGTAATTTTCTTTTCCGATAAAATTGAAGAATATATTCCTCCCAAAAAAGGCAAAAAACATATTTTAAGAATAATCAGGCAACTTTTAAATTTTAAACCCCAGAACACTAAGACAGATATTTCGGAAGCAATCAGGTATTTTAATAATATTGTTAAAAAACGTTCTATTGCTTTTTTAATGTCCGATTTTATTGACTCAAATTATGATAAAGCATTGCGAATAGCATCACGAAGGCATGATTTTACAGGAATTCATATTTACGATATCAGAGAAAAAGAATTACCTCCTGTTGGTTTCACTCGCTTTTATGACCCGGAAACAGGCAAGGCAATGTGGATTGATGCTGATAAAAAATCTGTAAGAAAAAACTATAGTGATTACTACAATTCGAATATTAATTATATGGAGAAATCTTTCAAAAAATGTGGTGCGGAATTGATAGATATTCAGACAAGTGAATCTTATGTTTCTGCTTTAATCAAATTTTTTAAGAAAAGGGGTAAACGATTTCAGT
- a CDS encoding MoxR family ATPase, with protein sequence MTNLPSSDIRELNEKIKNESSFINLLNMELGKTIVGQKHMLESLLIGILSQGHILLEGVPGLAKTLAIKSLSQCIGAKYSRIQFTPDLLPADLTGTMIYNQAKNEFIVEKGPLFANFILADEINRAPAKVQSALLEAMQEKQISIGKTTFKLDEPFLVMATQNPIEQEGTYPLPEAQIDRFMLKVKVSYPNKKEEKSIMRQNITELPKKINNVVKPEEILKARNLINEIYMDEKIENYILDIVFATREPEEHNISKIKNLISHGASPRASIYLALASRAFAFIKGRGYVIPEDVRSVCHDVMRHRIGLTYEAEAENILSEDIINDILNSVDVP encoded by the coding sequence ATGACAAACTTACCATCATCTGATATAAGAGAACTAAATGAGAAAATCAAAAATGAAAGTTCCTTTATAAACCTATTAAACATGGAGCTAGGCAAAACAATTGTAGGTCAGAAACATATGCTTGAAAGTCTATTAATAGGAATTTTATCACAAGGGCATATTCTTCTTGAAGGTGTTCCCGGTTTAGCAAAAACACTTGCAATAAAATCTCTTTCTCAATGCATAGGAGCAAAATACAGCAGAATACAATTTACTCCCGACCTTTTACCTGCCGACCTCACAGGAACAATGATTTATAACCAAGCAAAAAATGAATTTATTGTAGAAAAAGGACCTCTTTTTGCAAATTTTATCCTTGCAGATGAAATTAATCGTGCACCTGCAAAAGTACAAAGTGCTTTGCTTGAAGCGATGCAAGAAAAACAAATATCAATAGGTAAAACCACTTTTAAACTTGATGAACCTTTTCTTGTAATGGCAACACAAAATCCAATAGAACAGGAAGGTACTTATCCTTTACCTGAGGCACAAATCGACAGGTTTATGTTAAAAGTGAAAGTTTCATATCCGAATAAAAAGGAAGAAAAATCAATTATGAGACAAAATATAACAGAGCTTCCTAAGAAAATAAATAATGTTGTAAAACCTGAAGAAATTCTAAAAGCAAGGAATCTTATCAATGAAATATATATGGATGAAAAAATTGAGAATTACATTCTTGATATTGTGTTTGCAACAAGAGAACCTGAAGAGCATAATATTTCAAAAATAAAAAATCTGATTAGTCATGGAGCATCACCAAGAGCAAGTATTTATCTTGCATTAGCATCACGTGCATTTGCATTCATCAAAGGAAGAGGATACGTTATTCCCGAAGATGTTCGCTCTGTTTGTCATGATGTTATGCGTCATAGAATTGGACTTACTTATGAGGCTGAGGCTGAAAATATTTTGTCAGAAGATATTATAAACGATATTTTAAACAGCGTAGATGTTCCTTAA